In Candidatus Bathyarchaeota archaeon, one genomic interval encodes:
- a CDS encoding DUF1512 domain-containing protein, translated as MMAEVVLQLMQGMASQDNIGLLIQVAWLAFFVFYLLYGQKLQVKVMLKEVESSLYRLKAMRDQGRSIAISTIKEVGNLSEDPSARVDRILDHVYIPPVDLDPSGIIRRLEHIIDVRDFRFKDEVRHMVPNADETQINNLTNMLEAALALNEIYKYVRHFYLLGKKTSSFYIVLQLQMILPQIMKECEAFASALRAFTLGQPIGDGIGALVSAKLMYGRASREIAEDIVVSEVPIEGRVAYVLKAKGPGGNVGKPGEAVKQILEEREGRVALIILVDAAQKLEGEKPGEIVEGTGVAIGGPGVDKYKVEEAATKYKVPVHAILVKEGIGDVVSTMRKEISNSADEVIKRIHRIVLENTKPGDCLIIAGIGNTMGIAQ; from the coding sequence ATGATGGCTGAAGTGGTACTGCAATTAATGCAAGGCATGGCTTCTCAGGATAACATTGGCCTATTGATTCAGGTAGCGTGGCTTGCATTCTTCGTATTTTACTTGCTATATGGGCAGAAGCTGCAGGTTAAGGTTATGTTGAAGGAGGTTGAAAGTTCACTTTATAGGCTAAAGGCTATGAGAGACCAGGGAAGAAGCATAGCGATTTCAACTATTAAGGAGGTCGGTAACCTCTCTGAGGACCCCTCAGCACGTGTTGATCGAATCCTTGATCACGTTTACATTCCGCCAGTTGATCTGGATCCTAGCGGAATAATTCGAAGGCTTGAGCATATAATTGACGTACGGGACTTCAGATTCAAAGATGAAGTGAGACATATGGTTCCCAATGCGGATGAGACTCAGATAAACAATTTGACGAATATGCTTGAAGCCGCTTTGGCCCTCAATGAAATCTACAAGTACGTTAGGCATTTCTATCTTTTAGGTAAGAAGACATCAAGTTTCTACATTGTATTACAGTTGCAGATGATATTGCCACAGATAATGAAGGAATGCGAGGCCTTTGCCAGTGCGCTGAGAGCCTTCACACTGGGTCAACCAATCGGCGATGGGATTGGCGCACTGGTCTCGGCGAAACTAATGTATGGGAGGGCAAGCCGGGAGATAGCTGAGGACATTGTAGTGTCAGAGGTTCCCATCGAGGGGAGAGTGGCCTATGTCCTCAAGGCTAAGGGACCTGGCGGAAATGTTGGAAAGCCAGGGGAGGCTGTAAAGCAGATACTTGAGGAGAGGGAAGGTCGTGTTGCTCTGATAATCCTAGTCGACGCTGCACAGAAGCTTGAAGGCGAAAAACCTGGTGAAATTGTAGAGGGGACAGGGGTCGCGATTGGGGGTCCAGGGGTTGACAAATATAAGGTTGAGGAAGCCGCGACGAAATATAAAGTGCCTGTTCACGCCATTTTAGTTAAAGAAGGAATAGGCGACGTCGTCTCTACGATGAGAAAGGAGATATCGAATAGTGCTGATGAGGTCATTAAAAGAATCCATAGAATAGTGCTTGAGAACACGAAGCCTGGCGATTGCTTAATAATCGCCGGTATTGGAAATACTATGGGCATTGCGCAGTAG
- a CDS encoding MoaD/ThiS family protein, translating to MKVKLLYLGLVRNSTGRSEEDIYLKEGSSLKDLLNELAKTYGEKFGRFINAKEHLWDPTFIVAVNGKLINLHNESPILLKDGDVISLMTLISGG from the coding sequence ATGAAAGTAAAGCTTCTCTATCTTGGCCTGGTTAGAAATTCTACTGGAAGAAGCGAGGAGGATATTTACCTTAAGGAAGGCTCCTCGCTCAAGGATTTGCTAAATGAACTGGCGAAAACATACGGAGAAAAATTTGGAAGATTTATAAATGCTAAAGAGCACCTTTGGGATCCAACTTTCATCGTGGCGGTCAACGGGAAACTCATAAATCTGCATAACGAGAGTCCAATTTTACTCAAAGACGGAGATGTCATATCATTGATGACCTTGATTAGCGGCGGATAG
- the map gene encoding type II methionyl aminopeptidase translates to MISSDAVEQYYKAGEIASKVREQVKSVVEEDKPLIEICEKIEGMIRDLGGKPAFPCNISVNDVAAHYTSPIGDEKRIPEGSIVKIDIGVHIDGYIADTATTVCFNTDYEGMVHAAEKALEAAIRIMRPGISTSKVGSEIQGVIESYGFKPISNLTGHLISRYTIHAGKSLPNISHSFPSRILEGEIYAIEPFVTVRNAAGRVKNGPEMHIFRFTKRRPLKSSESRTLLKHIENEFHTLPFAQRWLKEYLTEDKYRSAFSELLGSKCLMGYPVFVEASGCTVAQVEHTVYVGSRGVTVLT, encoded by the coding sequence ATGATCTCAAGTGACGCGGTTGAACAGTATTACAAAGCCGGAGAAATCGCGTCCAAGGTTAGAGAACAGGTGAAAAGTGTGGTTGAAGAAGATAAACCTCTCATCGAGATATGTGAAAAGATTGAGGGGATGATCAGAGACCTTGGCGGCAAGCCGGCTTTTCCATGCAATATTTCAGTTAATGATGTCGCTGCACATTATACTTCCCCAATAGGTGATGAGAAAAGGATTCCTGAAGGGTCTATTGTCAAAATCGACATCGGCGTACATATTGACGGCTATATTGCGGATACTGCGACAACCGTCTGTTTTAATACCGATTATGAAGGTATGGTTCATGCCGCTGAAAAAGCATTGGAGGCGGCGATCAGGATTATGAGACCTGGGATCTCAACATCAAAGGTCGGATCGGAGATACAAGGGGTCATCGAGAGCTACGGTTTCAAACCAATCTCAAATTTGACTGGCCACCTTATCAGCCGATACACAATCCATGCTGGTAAATCTTTGCCAAACATATCCCATTCTTTTCCAAGCAGGATTCTTGAGGGAGAAATCTATGCAATAGAGCCTTTCGTAACAGTCAGGAATGCAGCTGGGAGAGTGAAGAATGGGCCTGAAATGCATATATTCAGATTTACCAAGCGGAGACCTTTGAAATCTTCGGAATCAAGAACCCTTCTTAAACATATTGAGAACGAGTTCCACACTTTACCATTCGCGCAGAGATGGCTGAAAGAATATTTGACTGAGGATAAGTATAGGTCAGCGTTCTCGGAACTTTTGGGTTCAAAGTGTCTTATGGGATATCCCGTCTTCGTAGAGGCTAGCGGATGCACGGTTGCGCAGGTAGAGCATACAGTATATGTTGGAAGCAGAGGTGTAACAGTATTAACTTAG
- a CDS encoding response regulator — protein MKSRPRILIIDDDENIRKVLSMILEDKGYIVDVAEDGEEAIKKSQKNFYNLALIDIKLPDMEGTDLLTRMKETTPKMIKIILTGYPTLKNAIDAVNKGADGYLVKPIDVDALCHVIAEHLKRQEEENRFSEEKVAEFIETRAREMKSKSKPRKKPEK, from the coding sequence ATGAAGAGCAGACCGAGAATATTGATAATCGATGATGACGAAAACATAAGAAAGGTCCTATCTATGATCCTAGAAGACAAAGGGTACATAGTGGACGTCGCAGAGGATGGGGAAGAGGCGATAAAAAAATCTCAAAAGAACTTCTATAACCTGGCATTAATAGACATAAAGCTGCCGGACATGGAAGGAACCGATCTTCTGACAAGAATGAAGGAGACGACGCCGAAGATGATAAAAATCATACTGACCGGCTACCCTACATTGAAGAATGCAATAGACGCTGTGAACAAGGGTGCTGACGGCTATTTAGTAAAGCCTATCGATGTAGACGCCTTATGTCACGTGATTGCGGAGCATCTGAAGAGGCAGGAGGAGGAAAACAGGTTCAGCGAGGAGAAGGTTGCGGAATTTATAGAGACGAGGGCCAGAGAGATGAAGAGTAAATCCAAGCCTAGGAAGAAGCCGGAGAAATGA
- a CDS encoding cyclase family protein, producing the protein MISLEKYRIIDLSREVYPGLLKVSGEYQHGNETRRFEARQFIYAPDKTYMHWVETETHIGTHVEVPAHLLPNGKSCSQMPIDTFIGKAIVLKFDFLKPRDGRGAAITPSHLLRVESKDIVLMWSPYVGEGSPYISPEAAACLAERPIKMLGVQNVRVEAPDGLMSTHNNLLRRDIPIIEGLINLEKIRKEKVFFIGLPLRIAYLDSSWIRAIALEPIENNT; encoded by the coding sequence ATGATCAGCTTAGAGAAGTACAGGATAATCGATCTTTCCCGCGAAGTTTATCCCGGACTTCTAAAAGTCAGCGGAGAATACCAGCATGGAAATGAGACTAGAAGGTTTGAGGCACGCCAATTCATCTATGCACCGGACAAAACATATATGCATTGGGTCGAGACTGAGACCCATATAGGAACACACGTCGAAGTCCCCGCACATCTGCTTCCGAATGGAAAATCATGTTCACAGATGCCCATCGACACTTTCATAGGTAAAGCAATAGTTCTGAAGTTTGACTTCTTAAAACCAAGAGATGGGAGAGGGGCGGCTATAACGCCCTCTCATCTCCTGAGAGTTGAGAGCAAAGATATTGTGCTTATGTGGAGCCCATATGTGGGAGAGGGGTCACCCTACATCTCACCAGAAGCCGCAGCATGTCTTGCCGAGAGACCCATAAAGATGCTTGGTGTGCAGAATGTCAGGGTCGAGGCGCCGGACGGTCTCATGTCAACCCATAACAATCTTCTAAGAAGGGACATACCTATAATTGAAGGTCTGATTAACCTTGAAAAAATTAGAAAAGAGAAAGTGTTCTTCATCGGCTTACCCCTCCGCATCGCCTACCTTGACTCCTCATGGATCCGTGCAATAGCACTAGAACCCATAGAAAATAATACATGA
- the pfkA gene encoding 6-phosphofructokinase: MKKIGLVTAGGDAPGMNAAIRSVVRSAIYMGLEVIGFERGYAGLIHKQWRPMTMRSVSGIINLGGTILRTVRCAEMETREGIERAAENLKDLNVDGLVAIGGDGTFRGAVELQRVSGVSVIGIPATIDNDVAGTDSTIGFDTAVNTAVSAIDKIRDTATSHERIFVVEVMGRRRGFLALEVGLAGGAELILIPEVKFDLDEICERLRMGLHEGKTSQIIVAAEGVGSTSEIANYIAKETQYQVRLTVLGYVQRGGSPSAVSRILACEFGHLAVQLLLNGEKERLVRIKDGKIGSMSLYESTRQVKEIDLEKYRLAHILSL, from the coding sequence GTGAAAAAGATCGGTCTAGTAACTGCTGGTGGGGACGCTCCTGGAATGAATGCTGCCATTCGCTCGGTCGTCCGCTCCGCGATCTACATGGGATTGGAGGTGATAGGGTTCGAAAGAGGGTATGCAGGCCTCATACATAAACAGTGGCGGCCTATGACCATGAGGTCCGTCAGCGGGATAATCAATCTGGGAGGAACGATACTTAGGACTGTAAGATGCGCGGAGATGGAGACTAGGGAGGGTATAGAGAGGGCTGCTGAAAACCTTAAAGATCTAAATGTGGATGGGCTCGTGGCCATCGGTGGCGATGGAACCTTCAGAGGTGCGGTTGAACTCCAAAGGGTAAGCGGGGTATCCGTGATTGGGATTCCGGCGACAATCGATAATGATGTTGCTGGAACGGATAGTACGATAGGTTTTGACACCGCGGTCAATACGGCTGTCTCCGCGATAGATAAGATTAGGGACACCGCGACTTCACATGAGAGAATATTTGTGGTCGAGGTTATGGGGCGAAGGAGGGGTTTCCTCGCGTTAGAAGTTGGGTTAGCCGGGGGAGCGGAATTAATTCTCATACCAGAAGTGAAATTTGACCTAGATGAAATATGTGAGAGGCTGAGGATGGGGCTGCATGAGGGGAAGACCTCGCAGATCATCGTTGCGGCTGAGGGGGTTGGCTCCACCTCTGAGATTGCGAACTACATAGCGAAAGAGACACAATATCAGGTTCGCTTGACTGTTCTTGGTTATGTGCAGAGGGGTGGAAGTCCCTCGGCGGTTAGCAGGATACTGGCCTGCGAGTTTGGTCATCTGGCAGTTCAGCTGCTCCTTAATGGGGAGAAGGAGAGGCTTGTCCGAATTAAGGATGGGAAGATAGGGTCTATGAGCCTCTATGAGTCTACTAGGCAGGTTAAGGAGATCGACCTAGAAAAATACAGGTTGGCTCACATACTGTCATTGTGA
- a CDS encoding UPF0147 family protein — protein MVSKKKQKEYEERITQAIRILGQVSEDTTTPRNIRRAAKESMETLQLTTYTMGVRASNAVSILDEILQDPNMPPYTRVKLWNVISLLEAVKD, from the coding sequence ATGGTCAGCAAGAAGAAGCAGAAGGAATATGAAGAAAGGATAACGCAGGCGATAAGGATCCTCGGTCAAGTCTCAGAGGATACAACCACCCCCAGAAACATTAGAAGAGCCGCCAAAGAATCTATGGAGACACTTCAGCTCACAACGTATACGATGGGGGTTAGAGCCTCGAACGCTGTATCCATCCTAGATGAGATCCTTCAGGATCCAAACATGCCTCCATACACCCGCGTCAAATTATGGAATGTTATAAGCCTACTGGAGGCAGTCAAAGATTAG
- a CDS encoding radical SAM protein, which yields MITIFRPDAVSVLNDEKVRASLPRYFAVMQDKKPAKFLIAKRIPADFSEDESLSGLWRIHDDLSKEFFRIQDQIDNGEEKVENADLPQKSLLDLKIAIANRILENCCLCNRKCGKNRLNGELGYCRCGSQMIVSSIFEHMGEEPELVPSGTIFTMGCTIRCLHCQNWSISQWYEEGKAYTPRMLAQAIEGLRRNGCRNANLVGGEPTPWLPLWLEAFKHVNVNIPVVWNSNSYYSEETAKLLAEFADIYLLDFKYGQNECAEKISDAPGYVEVCRRNHLYGKRFGELIIRVLVLPGHLSCCTEPILKWISEKLGENVRVNLMFQYRPEWRAHEIPELRRRLTFNEMKKAVELAREAGLSNFIT from the coding sequence ATGATCACCATATTCAGGCCCGATGCAGTTTCGGTTCTTAATGATGAGAAAGTGAGGGCAAGCCTGCCCAGATACTTCGCCGTAATGCAAGATAAGAAGCCGGCGAAATTCTTGATCGCAAAGAGAATTCCAGCAGATTTTTCAGAAGATGAAAGCCTAAGCGGATTATGGCGAATCCATGATGATCTCTCAAAAGAATTCTTTCGCATCCAGGACCAGATAGACAATGGTGAAGAAAAAGTAGAAAATGCTGATCTGCCCCAGAAGTCCCTCCTAGACCTGAAGATAGCAATAGCAAATCGCATCCTTGAGAACTGCTGCCTCTGCAATAGGAAGTGCGGGAAAAATCGGTTGAATGGTGAACTCGGCTACTGCAGATGCGGGTCGCAAATGATAGTGTCATCCATCTTCGAGCATATGGGCGAAGAGCCGGAGCTAGTCCCTTCTGGAACCATCTTCACAATGGGCTGCACAATAAGATGCCTACATTGCCAAAACTGGTCAATATCCCAGTGGTATGAGGAAGGAAAGGCTTACACGCCGAGAATGCTGGCCCAGGCTATAGAGGGTCTGAGGAGGAATGGTTGCAGAAACGCTAACCTAGTTGGCGGGGAGCCGACGCCATGGCTCCCCCTCTGGCTTGAAGCGTTCAAGCACGTGAATGTAAACATACCGGTTGTATGGAACTCTAACTCATACTATAGTGAGGAGACAGCTAAGCTTCTCGCCGAATTTGCAGACATATACCTCTTGGATTTCAAGTATGGCCAAAATGAATGCGCAGAGAAGATTTCGGATGCCCCTGGTTACGTAGAGGTTTGCAGGAGGAACCACCTATACGGAAAACGTTTCGGCGAGCTCATCATAAGGGTCTTGGTCCTCCCCGGACACTTATCCTGCTGCACAGAACCTATCTTAAAATGGATATCTGAAAAATTGGGAGAAAATGTTAGGGTAAACCTAATGTTCCAGTATCGACCTGAATGGAGAGCCCATGAAATCCCTGAGCTCAGGAGAAGACTGACGTTCAATGAGATGAAAAAAGCGGTAGAACTGGCGAGAGAAGCCGGGCTCTCCAATTTCATAACATAA
- the amrS gene encoding AmmeMemoRadiSam system radical SAM enzyme, which produces MYKREAMLYEEIQGKMVRCNLCGRRCIIRDGGFGFCGVRKNESGRLYALNYARICAANADPIGKKPLSHFHPGATVLSIATVGCNFRCQFCDNWSISQERDIVGKDFPPEKVVETAENYECEGISYTYTEPTIFFEYAYDTAILAHEKGIFNTFVTNGYMTPEAVRMIAPYLDAATVDFKGGGDPEFYRKFSSVPSVEPIYESLREMRKCGIHIEVTNLVVPEIGDSLERIRELASWIKENLGRDTPFHLLRFHPDYNLTEIRATEIQTLEKAYDVSREAGLDYVYLGNVAGHRYENTYCPICGETVIKRYGYEVIRWNLTEDMRCSNCGNKIPIRGRFHNKGFSFPYPIL; this is translated from the coding sequence ATGTATAAACGTGAAGCCATGCTCTATGAAGAGATCCAGGGAAAAATGGTACGCTGCAATCTCTGCGGTCGCAGGTGCATAATCAGGGATGGCGGTTTCGGTTTCTGCGGGGTGAGAAAGAATGAGTCGGGAAGACTATATGCATTAAACTATGCGAGGATCTGCGCCGCGAATGCTGACCCAATTGGAAAGAAACCTCTTTCACATTTCCATCCAGGCGCCACAGTCTTGTCAATTGCGACCGTAGGATGCAACTTCAGATGCCAATTCTGTGACAACTGGTCAATTAGTCAAGAAAGGGACATCGTTGGAAAGGATTTTCCCCCAGAGAAGGTGGTAGAAACAGCCGAGAATTATGAATGTGAAGGTATAAGCTACACATACACTGAACCAACAATATTTTTTGAGTATGCATATGATACGGCCATTCTTGCCCATGAAAAAGGAATCTTCAACACCTTTGTAACTAACGGTTACATGACACCGGAGGCTGTTAGAATGATCGCACCATACTTGGATGCGGCTACTGTAGACTTCAAGGGAGGCGGAGATCCAGAGTTTTATAGGAAGTTCTCATCCGTCCCCTCTGTTGAACCAATATACGAGTCTCTGCGTGAAATGAGAAAGTGCGGAATCCACATCGAGGTAACAAATTTAGTTGTACCCGAGATAGGCGACTCTTTAGAAAGGATAAGGGAACTTGCTTCCTGGATAAAAGAGAATTTAGGCAGAGATACTCCTTTCCACCTTCTCAGGTTTCATCCAGACTATAACCTCACCGAGATCCGTGCAACCGAGATTCAAACATTAGAGAAGGCTTACGATGTTTCAAGAGAAGCTGGCCTAGACTACGTGTATCTAGGTAATGTTGCAGGTCACAGGTATGAGAACACCTATTGCCCCATTTGCGGAGAGACCGTGATCAAAAGGTACGGTTATGAAGTTATAAGATGGAATTTGACCGAAGATATGCGTTGTTCCAATTGCGGGAACAAGATCCCGATTCGCGGAAGATTCCACAATAAAGGCTTCTCATTCCCATATCCCATATTGTGA
- a CDS encoding PAS domain S-box protein, with protein sequence MLLYAAMLLTLSIIAIMFVIRNLISKNTSSIIGSIVISAILIWSLGLTLEISSSDFSTKLLWNKIQFIGIDLLPSTWLIYVLYLLGYGRWLTRRLVCLLSIAPAVKLLLVFTNEMHGLIYEQVSLNPYDPRLPLTVHYGLGFWVFFIYIYALLLYSSVFSLATLFRAYTLYKSQAAALLLITVVPWVSSAFVYLRLRVFPMDFTPAICLVASILLSLVNPSRLRLKDVIPVAHKVVLNSISDGIIVMDEHNNILELNKAAEAMTGLSNKDARGRAASEILSFIPNPSSSELCNDSGREVSLGGKTYSLHFSTVSDWSGNPRCRILVLHDVTRMKLMEEELKKYTEHLESLVKEKTKKLQESQSWLTNVFTASPDAILVADIKGNIVECNHATLTMFKFPSRNDAIGKNGLNFVAKKDHRKLSEISKVLLKEGLVRNIEITLLTADGKEFAGEVSLSLIRDLENNPAYIIAMARDITDRKEMQKKLLRSERLAAIGELAGMVGHDLRNPLTSILGASYYLKMKYNSILDEKSRYMLKIIEDDVRYANKIVDDLLDYSSEIRLNLKVVNLASLISESLRILEIPNNIEVVKLVDEGVKLEVDIEKMKRVFVNIIRNAVEAMPVGGKLTIQAVKFDDRVEVTFTDTGIGIPKEMLPNLGKPLFTTKPRGMGFGLAVSKRFVEAHNGTISWESTYGKGTTVRIILPLSRQETDHSG encoded by the coding sequence ATGCTACTTTACGCAGCCATGTTACTCACGCTCAGCATTATCGCAATAATGTTTGTGATCCGTAATCTAATATCAAAAAATACGAGCAGTATTATCGGTTCTATAGTCATCTCAGCAATTCTAATATGGTCGCTTGGACTGACCCTTGAGATAAGTAGCTCCGACTTCTCCACTAAACTGTTATGGAATAAGATTCAATTTATCGGGATTGACCTCCTTCCATCAACATGGCTCATTTATGTTCTTTATCTTCTAGGATATGGGAGGTGGTTAACCAGAAGATTGGTTTGCCTTCTAAGCATCGCTCCAGCTGTGAAACTGCTGCTTGTTTTCACTAATGAGATGCATGGCCTAATTTATGAACAGGTAAGCCTAAACCCTTATGACCCGAGACTACCGTTAACCGTCCATTATGGTCTTGGTTTTTGGGTCTTCTTCATTTACATTTACGCTCTTCTTTTGTATTCATCGGTTTTCTCTCTAGCCACCTTATTTCGCGCATATACTCTATATAAATCTCAAGCGGCGGCTCTTTTACTAATCACGGTTGTCCCATGGGTTAGCAGCGCGTTCGTCTACCTGAGACTTCGCGTCTTTCCAATGGATTTTACACCGGCCATATGTCTTGTTGCTTCGATACTACTATCCTTAGTTAATCCATCCCGGCTGCGTCTCAAGGATGTTATCCCAGTCGCCCATAAAGTCGTTCTGAACAGCATAAGTGATGGAATAATCGTGATGGACGAGCATAACAATATTCTTGAGCTTAATAAGGCCGCGGAGGCGATGACTGGTTTATCGAATAAGGATGCGCGGGGAAGAGCTGCCTCTGAGATTCTGAGTTTTATCCCGAACCCTTCATCAAGTGAGTTGTGCAATGATAGCGGCCGGGAGGTTTCGCTGGGAGGGAAGACGTATAGCCTACACTTTTCAACTGTCTCTGACTGGTCTGGAAATCCCAGATGCAGAATCCTCGTTCTGCATGACGTGACAAGAATGAAACTCATGGAGGAAGAACTGAAGAAGTACACGGAGCATCTGGAAAGCTTAGTGAAAGAGAAGACAAAGAAACTTCAGGAGAGCCAATCCTGGCTGACGAATGTGTTCACCGCGTCTCCCGACGCGATATTAGTTGCCGACATTAAAGGAAACATTGTTGAATGTAATCATGCGACATTAACGATGTTTAAATTCCCTTCTAGAAATGATGCGATTGGGAAGAATGGTCTTAATTTTGTTGCTAAAAAAGATCATAGGAAACTCTCGGAGATCTCAAAAGTGCTACTGAAAGAGGGTCTTGTGAGGAATATTGAGATCACCCTTCTGACCGCGGATGGCAAAGAATTTGCAGGGGAAGTTTCTCTGAGCCTAATTAGGGACTTAGAAAACAATCCAGCCTACATAATCGCAATGGCTAGAGACATAACTGACCGCAAGGAGATGCAGAAGAAGCTACTTAGGTCGGAACGGCTTGCCGCAATAGGCGAGTTAGCTGGAATGGTGGGTCATGATCTTAGGAACCCGTTGACCAGCATACTCGGCGCATCCTATTATTTGAAGATGAAGTATAACTCCATTCTAGACGAGAAGAGCCGCTATATGCTGAAAATAATAGAGGATGACGTTAGGTATGCGAACAAGATTGTCGATGATCTTCTCGACTACTCCAGCGAGATACGTCTAAATCTTAAAGTGGTCAATTTAGCCTCGCTTATATCCGAATCATTAAGGATTCTGGAAATACCGAATAATATTGAAGTTGTGAAGCTAGTGGATGAGGGGGTGAAGCTTGAGGTAGACATTGAAAAGATGAAGAGGGTATTCGTCAACATAATAAGGAATGCCGTTGAGGCTATGCCTGTCGGTGGGAAGCTCACCATACAAGCAGTCAAATTTGACGATAGGGTGGAAGTCACGTTTACGGACACGGGGATCGGTATACCTAAAGAGATGCTTCCAAATCTCGGGAAACCATTGTTCACGACGAAGCCAAGAGGCATGGGCTTCGGACTTGCGGTATCAAAACGTTTTGTTGAGGCGCACAATGGAACGATTAGCTGGGAAAGTACTTATGGGAAGGGAACAACAGTAAGGATAATCTTGCCATTAAGCAGACAGGAAACTGATCATAGCGGATAA
- a CDS encoding N-acetyltransferase translates to MSGFISSRARVEGYLEPDVVVLGPSTVGYGTLLGKNVMIGYPSEKTIKTILSSHPFRFEEYDAVSKGATVGRECIVRSGSVIYETASLGDKVRVGHNVLIREGSFVDEEALIGSSSILDGSVRVGKRTKIQSNVYLPHLTVIGDDVFISPRVCFTNDPYPPSRRMTGVTVERGAIICANVTIIAGVQIGENSVVGAGAVVTRDVPANTVVLGVPARHYMTREEFDRKRDAWERLINPQTI, encoded by the coding sequence ATGTCAGGGTTCATTTCTAGTAGGGCGAGGGTTGAGGGCTATCTTGAGCCCGATGTAGTTGTTTTGGGCCCAAGCACCGTAGGCTACGGGACCTTGCTTGGGAAAAACGTCATGATTGGCTATCCATCTGAGAAGACGATTAAAACCATTCTCTCTTCCCATCCCTTTAGATTTGAAGAATATGATGCGGTGAGCAAGGGAGCAACTGTGGGAAGGGAGTGCATAGTCCGCTCCGGCTCAGTTATTTATGAGACGGCTTCATTAGGCGATAAAGTCCGAGTTGGACATAATGTCCTGATTAGAGAAGGAAGCTTCGTCGATGAGGAGGCGCTTATTGGTTCATCATCAATATTAGACGGCTCAGTCAGAGTTGGGAAGAGAACGAAAATCCAATCTAACGTCTATCTACCTCATTTAACCGTCATCGGCGACGACGTCTTCATATCCCCACGCGTATGCTTTACGAACGACCCCTATCCGCCAAGCAGACGCATGACCGGGGTTACCGTGGAAAGAGGCGCAATAATCTGTGCAAACGTCACAATTATCGCTGGGGTGCAGATCGGCGAGAACTCGGTAGTCGGCGCTGGAGCAGTGGTCACAAGGGATGTGCCAGCAAACACTGTTGTCTTGGGGGTTCCAGCACGCCATTATATGACACGCGAAGAATTTGACCGGAAAAGAGACGCGTGGGAAAGGCTCATAAACCCTCAAACAATATGA